One region of Ictalurus punctatus breed USDA103 chromosome 6, Coco_2.0, whole genome shotgun sequence genomic DNA includes:
- the LOC108266558 gene encoding uncharacterized protein LOC108266558 yields the protein MMKSVYENSRFAAHSSSADLNDSTDSYEDIYANEDVIEMQVTRSNKEAMTSEPNTSGHRCYRLAVVCLLMLIVLLLAAIAILWFKLTTKKDQIQTSNNNMTTHRDQLQTSCSNLTAERDQLTTSYKKSAEERDQFLRKTEELQNRISQLERDINTPGWKYFSSSIYYISTEKKSWSESRHDCQGRGADLVIINSREEQDFVEVWRRGKSAWIGATDRDMEGVWKWMDGTAVTNGFWRQGEPNNVGDEDCAVSGYQSEPVPNWFDVSCALQNVWICEKRINRSPSKRHRRLFVDSASFYGREREQNMSESVYENIVFLPGSSSAVLKDDRNSCEDIYMNQVRETQVTGCKKETMTSEPSMVGCRCFTLAMCLLMLVLLLLAATAILWVNFNNLTIEKHHLQTSYNNLTTERDHLQTSYNNLTIEKHHLQTSYNNLTTERNHLQTSYNNLIMKRDQLETSYTDLTTERDQLVTSYKNLIAENERLKTSNKKVAEERDQFQKNREELQRGLSQLKRDINTPGWKYFSSSIYYISTEKKSWDESRHDCQGRGADLVIINSREEQDFVDVWRRGEAGWIGLTDREREGVWKWVDGTELTNGFWGDGEPNSKGDEDCALSGYWSKSALNWVDISCNDRFVWICEKNILS from the exons ATGATGAAATCAGTTTATGAAAACTCGAGATTTGCAGCACACAGCAGTTCAGCTGATCTAAACGACAGCACGGACTCGTATGAAGATATCTACGCAAATGAAGATGTAATAGAAATGCAAGTGACCAGAAGCAATAAAGAGGCTATGACTTcag AACCAAACACCTCAGGACATAGATGCTACAGACTGGCTGTGGTGTGTCTGCTGATGCTGATTGTTCTTCTGCTGGCTGCCATCGCAATACTGTGGTTCAAGCTGACTACAAAGAAAGACCAAATACAGACCAGTAATAACAACATGACTACACacagagaccagttacagaccagttgCAGCAACCTGACTGCTGAGAGAGACCAGTTAACGACCAGTTATAAAAAATCAGCTGAAGAAAGAGACCAGTTTCTGAGGAAGACAGAAGAACTCCAGAACAGGATTTCTCAACTGG agagagatattaaCACACCAGGATGGAAATACTTCAGCTCCAGTATTTACTACATCTCTACTGAGAAGAAGAGCTGGAGTGAGAGCAGACACGACTGCCAGGGAAGAGGAGCAGACCTGGTGATCATAAACAGCAGAGAGGAACAG GACTTTGTTGAGGTGTGGAGAAGAGGTAAATCTGCTTGGATTGGTGCGACTGACAGAGACATGGAGGGGGTctggaaatggatggatggtacaGCAGTGACCAATGG GTTCTGGAGACAGGGTGAACCCAACAATGTTGGGGATGAGGACTGTGCTGTATCTGGCTATCAGTCTGAGCCTGTACCAAATTGGTTTGATGTATCCTGTGCTCTGCAGAATGTTTGGATCTGTGAGAAGAGAATTAAT AGATCTCCAAGTAAAAGACATCGAAGGCTCTTTGTAGATTCAGCGTCTTTTTACGGACGGGAACGTGAACAAAACATGAGTGAATCGGTTTATGAAAACATAGTATTTTTGCCAGGCAGCAGCTCAGCTGTTCTTAAGGATGATAGGAATTCATGTGAAGATATCTACATGAATCAAGTCAGAGAAACTCAAGTGACCGGATGCAAGAAAGAAACTATGACTTCAG AACCCAGCATGGTAGGATGCAGATGTTTCACACTGGCTATGTGTCTGCTGATGCTGGTTCTTCTCTTGCTGGCAGCTACTGCAATACTGTGGGTCAATTTTAACAACCTGACTATAGAGAAACACCATCTACAGACCAGTTACAATAATCTGACTACAGAGAGAGACCATCTACAGACCAGTTACAATAATCTGACTATAGAGAAACACCATCTACAGACCAGTTACAATAATCTGACTACAGAGAGAAACCATCTACAGACCAGTTACAATAATCTGATTATGAAGAGAGATCAGTTAGAGACCAGTTACACCGACCTGACTacagagagagaccagttagtGACCAGTTACAAAAATCTGATTGCTGAGAATGAACGGTTAAAGACCAGTAACAAAAAAGTGGCTGAAGAGAGAGACCAGTTTCAGAAGAACAGAGAAGAACTCCAGAGGGGGCTTTCTCAGCTGA agagagacattaacACACCAGGATGGAAATACTTCAGCTCCAGTATTTACTACATCTCTACTGAGAAGAAGAGCTGGGATGAGAGCAGACACGACTGCCAGGGAAGAGGAGCAGACCTGGTGATCATAAACAGCAGAGAGGAACAG GACTTTGTGGATGTGTGGAGAAGAGGTGAGGCGGGTTGGATTGGTCTGACTGACAGAGAAAGGGAAGGGGTCTGGAAATGGGTGGATGGTACAGAATTGACCAATGG GTTCTGGGGTGATGGAGAACCCAACAGCAAAGGTGATGAGGACTGTGCTTTATCTGGCTATTGGTCTAAATCTGCCCTGAACTGGGTTGATATTTCCTGTAATGACCGGTTTGTCTGGATCTGTGAGAAGAACATTTTGAGCTGA